In Geminocystis sp. NIES-3709, a single genomic region encodes these proteins:
- a CDS encoding ABC transporter permease translates to MNFIRILAIATNGFREVIRDRILYVLGFFVLLLVLASRILPPIAVSADGKIFLDLGIGAISLLGAIVAIFVGTGLINKEIEKRTVLILVPKPLTTTEFILGKHLGLSGVLFVLVGTMTTFYFILMNLLGITYPFQSLLIAITYILLELMLLIAIAMTFGVFTSSILATLLSFGVYIMGHLSKDLLELGKITENVGIERITKTLFLILPDLERLNLKNEAVYNILPNTGELINSLIYGVLYIILLLTITITIFSRRQF, encoded by the coding sequence ATGAATTTTATTCGCATTTTAGCGATCGCAACTAATGGTTTTCGAGAAGTAATTAGAGATCGTATTTTATATGTACTGGGTTTCTTTGTATTATTACTTGTGTTAGCATCTCGCATTTTGCCACCTATTGCAGTCAGTGCAGACGGAAAAATTTTTTTAGATTTAGGTATTGGTGCTATAAGTTTATTAGGTGCGATCGTAGCAATTTTTGTAGGTACAGGATTAATTAATAAAGAGATTGAAAAACGAACTGTGTTAATTCTTGTACCAAAGCCTCTGACTACCACAGAGTTTATTTTGGGAAAACACTTAGGTTTATCCGGTGTACTTTTCGTATTGGTAGGAACTATGACTACCTTTTATTTTATATTAATGAATTTATTGGGTATAACTTATCCCTTTCAAAGCTTGCTAATTGCGATCACATATATTTTATTAGAATTAATGCTATTGATAGCTATAGCCATGACTTTCGGAGTATTTACCAGTTCTATTTTAGCCACACTTTTGAGCTTTGGTGTGTATATAATGGGGCATTTAAGTAAAGATCTGTTAGAATTAGGTAAAATCACGGAAAATGTTGGAATAGAGAGAATAACAAAAACTCTTTTCTTAATTCTGCCAGATTTGGAAAGATTAAACTTAAAAAATGAAGCAGTTTACAATATCTTACCAAATACAGGGGAATTAATTAACAGTTTAATTTATGGGGTTCTGTACATAATTCTTTTATTAACTATTACAATTACTATATTTTCTCGTCGTCAATTCTAA
- a CDS encoding HAMP domain-containing sensor histidine kinase: MENNLILDRVDSNEIHDYLLFLLETSDEINFFCESSYQILSNYLKLNSFIVTSFSENTDQCEIVYQNFNTTSSEEYLSTVFSLVNKSLEDKLKRKIYFNFHNNINNYFEGFCHLTNHNNNSYFYLLSLQFKGKYIGNLLIDFEKFYKTENEAKKVIILLGKYLAIYLYEKLLEFKQQDLEKQKQKLNQSKENQSEYLSKMNHELRTPISAVIGFAKMLQQQLYGELNAKQAQYVDAIYQSGKYLLDLISDLLDISKIEANKEDLYIEKILVNELCESSLALIKTNAEQRGLKLILTIEDSIKYCYIDRRRIQQVLVNLLSNAVKFTETGFITLDVKEENNCIFFRVIDTGIGISQESQKKLFLPFSQLNTHLHRQSKGSGLGLVISRELAKLHGGDITLISEENKGSCFTLYLPQVHK; encoded by the coding sequence ATGGAAAACAACCTAATTTTAGACAGAGTTGATTCCAACGAAATTCATGATTATTTGCTTTTTTTGTTGGAAACTTCAGATGAAATTAACTTTTTTTGTGAATCTAGTTATCAGATACTTTCTAATTATTTAAAGTTGAATAGTTTCATTGTAACCAGTTTCTCTGAAAATACTGATCAATGTGAGATTGTTTATCAAAATTTTAACACAACATCTTCTGAAGAATATTTATCCACTGTTTTTTCTCTAGTAAATAAATCTTTAGAAGATAAATTAAAAAGAAAAATTTATTTCAATTTTCATAATAATATCAATAATTATTTTGAGGGTTTTTGTCATTTAACTAATCATAACAATAATAGCTATTTTTATTTATTATCTCTACAATTTAAAGGAAAATATATTGGAAATTTATTAATAGATTTTGAAAAGTTTTATAAAACAGAAAATGAAGCAAAAAAAGTTATTATTTTACTTGGTAAATATCTAGCTATTTATCTTTATGAAAAACTATTAGAATTTAAACAACAAGATTTAGAAAAACAGAAACAAAAGTTAAATCAAAGTAAAGAAAATCAAAGTGAATATTTGTCAAAAATGAATCACGAGTTAAGAACTCCAATTTCTGCGGTTATAGGTTTTGCAAAAATGTTACAGCAACAGCTATACGGTGAATTAAATGCAAAACAAGCTCAATATGTAGATGCAATTTATCAATCAGGAAAGTATTTGTTAGATTTAATTAGTGATTTATTGGATATATCAAAAATTGAAGCCAATAAAGAGGATTTATATATTGAAAAAATTTTAGTAAATGAGTTGTGTGAATCTTCCTTAGCTTTAATAAAAACTAATGCTGAACAACGAGGACTAAAATTAATTCTCACCATTGAAGATAGTATAAAGTATTGTTATATCGATCGACGTCGCATTCAACAAGTATTAGTGAATTTGTTGTCTAACGCCGTAAAATTTACTGAAACTGGTTTTATTACTCTTGATGTAAAAGAGGAGAATAATTGTATATTTTTTAGAGTGATTGATACAGGTATTGGAATTAGTCAAGAATCACAAAAAAAATTATTTCTTCCCTTTTCTCAATTAAATACTCATCTTCATAGACAATCGAAAGGTAGTGGTTTAGGACTCGTTATTTCTCGTGAATTAGCTAAACTTCATGGAGGAGATATTACCTTAATTTCAGAAGAAAATAAGGGTAGTTGTTTCACTTTATATCTTCCCCAAGTTCATAAATAA
- the rseP gene encoding RIP metalloprotease RseP codes for MSVLAAIAVLGLLIVVHELGHFGAARLQGIRVSKFSIGFGPVLAKYDGKETEYALRAFPLGGYVGFPDDDPDSNISLDDPNLLRNRPVFDRAIVISAGVIANLIFAYFLLVSQAITVGIQDINYQPGVLIPEIITEVNSPALSAGLQKGDIILGINNQILPAEETALETLRKTIQESPNESLKFTVKRGNETFILPVTPELSDNGKGKIGVMLAPNGAFIKRRPHDIVEAFTVGAEQFERYTKLTIQGFAQLISNFQENVKQVAGPIAIVAVGAELAKNDLGNLFQFGALISINLAIINILPLPALDGGQLAFLAVEGIMGKPLPNKLQEGIMQTGLVLLLGLGIFLILRDTANLAFVQQFFPE; via the coding sequence ATGTCAGTATTGGCGGCGATCGCAGTTTTAGGTTTATTAATCGTAGTTCATGAATTAGGACATTTTGGAGCGGCAAGATTACAGGGTATTCGTGTAAGTAAATTTTCCATCGGCTTTGGGCCTGTGTTGGCTAAGTATGATGGAAAGGAAACAGAATACGCATTAAGAGCTTTCCCCTTAGGTGGTTATGTGGGTTTTCCTGATGATGATCCTGATAGTAACATTTCTTTAGATGATCCTAATCTACTCCGTAATCGTCCAGTCTTCGATCGTGCGATCGTAATTAGTGCCGGAGTCATTGCCAATCTAATTTTTGCTTATTTTTTATTAGTAAGTCAAGCTATAACTGTTGGCATACAAGATATAAACTATCAACCCGGTGTTTTGATTCCCGAAATTATCACAGAGGTGAATTCCCCTGCTTTAAGTGCAGGATTGCAAAAAGGAGATATTATTCTGGGTATCAATAATCAAATATTACCGGCCGAAGAAACTGCTTTAGAGACTTTAAGAAAAACTATTCAAGAATCTCCCAATGAAAGTTTAAAATTCACGGTGAAAAGAGGTAATGAGACTTTTATTTTACCTGTAACACCAGAATTATCGGATAATGGAAAAGGAAAAATAGGGGTGATGTTAGCACCTAATGGGGCATTTATCAAACGTCGTCCTCATGATATTGTAGAAGCATTTACCGTGGGAGCGGAACAATTTGAACGTTATACAAAACTGACTATACAAGGTTTTGCTCAATTAATTAGTAATTTTCAGGAAAATGTAAAACAAGTAGCGGGGCCAATTGCGATCGTAGCGGTGGGAGCAGAATTAGCCAAGAATGATTTAGGTAACTTATTTCAGTTTGGAGCTTTAATTAGTATTAACTTAGCTATTATCAACATTTTACCTTTACCGGCCCTTGACGGCGGACAATTGGCATTTTTAGCTGTAGAAGGAATTATGGGAAAACCTCTGCCTAACAAATTACAAGAGGGGATCATGCAAACAGGATTAGTTTTATTACTAGGTTTAGGAATATTTCTTATTCTAAGAGACACCGCTAATTTAGCATTTGTACAACAATTTTTTCCCGAATAA
- the rpsL gene encoding 30S ribosomal protein S12: MPTIQQLIRSERALIQKKTKSPALKECPQRRGVCTRVYTTTPKKPNSALRKVARVRLTSGFEVTAYIPGIGHNLQEHSVVLIRGGRVKDLPGVRYHIVRGTLDATGVKDRKQGRSKYGAKRPKA; this comes from the coding sequence ATGCCAACTATTCAACAATTAATTCGTAGCGAACGCGCCTTAATTCAAAAGAAAACTAAATCTCCAGCCCTTAAAGAATGTCCTCAGCGTCGTGGGGTTTGTACAAGAGTTTATACTACAACTCCCAAAAAACCTAACTCAGCATTGAGAAAAGTAGCAAGGGTTCGTTTAACTTCTGGTTTTGAAGTAACTGCATATATTCCCGGTATTGGTCATAACCTTCAGGAACACTCCGTAGTGTTAATTAGAGGTGGCAGGGTGAAAGATTTACCCGGTGTAAGATACCACATAGTTAGAGGAACTCTTGATGCAACAGGAGTAAAAGACAGAAAGCAAGGACGCTCTAAATATGGAGCAAAACGTCCGAAAGCCTAG
- the rpsG gene encoding 30S ribosomal protein S7 translates to MSRRSKAKVVEVPPDPLYNSRLVNMTIRRIMKDGKKSLAARILYDALSIIAERTGTEAMETFEKAIKNLTPLVEVKARRVGGATYQVPMEVRTSRGSSLALRWLIQFSRKRSGKTMSMKLANEIMDAANETGGAIKKREETHKMAEANKAFAHYRY, encoded by the coding sequence ATGTCTCGTAGAAGTAAAGCTAAAGTGGTGGAAGTTCCACCAGATCCCCTTTATAACAGTCGCTTGGTTAACATGACCATCCGTAGAATCATGAAAGATGGGAAAAAATCTCTCGCCGCTAGAATTTTATATGATGCTTTAAGTATCATTGCTGAAAGAACTGGCACTGAAGCGATGGAAACTTTTGAAAAAGCTATCAAAAACCTTACCCCTTTAGTAGAAGTAAAAGCCAGACGGGTTGGTGGTGCAACTTATCAAGTACCTATGGAAGTTCGTACTTCTCGTGGTAGTAGTCTAGCTTTGCGTTGGTTGATCCAATTTTCTCGTAAAAGAAGCGGTAAAACTATGTCTATGAAATTGGCTAACGAAATCATGGACGCCGCTAATGAAACTGGTGGAGCAATCAAAAAAAGAGAAGAAACCCATAAAATGGCTGAAGCTAACAAGGCTTTTGCTCATTATCGTTACTAA
- the fusA gene encoding elongation factor G, with protein sequence MARTIPLEKVRNIGIAAHIDAGKTTTTERILFYSGIVHKIGEVHDGNAVTDWMEQERERGITITAAAISTDWRGHHINIIDTPGHVDFTIEVERSMRVLDGVIAVFCSVGGVQPQSETVWRQADRYKVPRIAFVNKMDRTGANFLKVYKQVKERLRAPAVAIQIPIGSEEKFQGIVDLITMKAHIYLDDLGEQIKIADIPTDILELAQEYRGYLVEAVAESDENLLEKYLGEEEITEQEIKLALRHGTLTGALIPMLCGSAFKNKGVQLLLDAVVDYLPAPTEVPAIKGILPDGEEGVRHSSDDEPFSALAFKIASDPYGRLTFIRVYSGVLTKGTYVYNATKNKKERISRLIILKANDRIEVDELRAGDLGAIIGLKLTTTGDTLCDDQNPIILESLYVPEPVISVAVEPKTTQDMDKLSKALQSLSDEDPTFKVSVDPETNQTVIAGMGELHLEILVDRMLREFKVEAHVGQPQVAYRETIRKAVRAEGKFIRQSGGKGQYGHVVIEIEPQEEGKGFEFVSKIVGGTIPKEYIPSIGQGIKEACESGIMAGYPVIDLKVTLIDGSFHDVDSSEMAFKIAGSMAIRDGVEKAAPVLLEPMMKVEVEVPDNFLGDVMGDLNSRRGTIEGMNSEDSIAKVTAKVPLGAMFGYATDIRSKTQGRGIFSMEFSNYAEVPSNVANTIIAKNRGYL encoded by the coding sequence GTGGCTCGTACAATTCCCCTAGAAAAAGTCCGTAACATTGGTATTGCGGCTCATATAGATGCGGGTAAAACCACAACAACAGAAAGAATACTTTTTTACTCTGGTATTGTTCACAAGATCGGGGAAGTTCATGATGGAAATGCTGTGACTGACTGGATGGAACAGGAAAGAGAGCGGGGTATAACCATTACTGCCGCTGCTATTAGTACTGATTGGAGAGGTCATCACATTAACATTATCGATACCCCCGGCCACGTTGATTTTACCATTGAAGTAGAACGATCGATGCGCGTCTTAGACGGAGTTATCGCAGTATTTTGTTCTGTGGGAGGAGTTCAGCCTCAGTCGGAAACGGTTTGGCGACAAGCCGATCGATATAAAGTACCTCGTATTGCTTTTGTCAATAAAATGGATCGTACAGGAGCAAATTTCTTAAAGGTATATAAACAGGTAAAAGAGCGTTTAAGAGCTCCTGCTGTTGCTATTCAAATTCCCATCGGTAGTGAAGAAAAATTCCAAGGCATCGTGGATTTAATTACCATGAAAGCCCACATCTATTTAGATGATTTAGGAGAACAAATCAAAATTGCTGATATTCCCACAGATATATTGGAATTAGCCCAAGAATATCGAGGCTATCTGGTGGAAGCCGTCGCAGAATCAGACGAAAATCTGTTGGAGAAATATTTGGGAGAAGAAGAAATTACCGAACAAGAAATTAAATTAGCCCTGCGTCATGGTACTTTAACAGGTGCTTTAATTCCCATGTTGTGCGGTTCAGCTTTTAAAAATAAAGGTGTACAACTGCTTTTAGATGCGGTGGTGGATTATTTGCCAGCACCAACGGAAGTACCAGCCATTAAAGGGATTTTGCCCGATGGTGAAGAAGGAGTAAGACACTCTAGCGATGATGAACCTTTCTCCGCTTTAGCCTTTAAAATTGCATCAGATCCCTATGGTCGTTTAACATTCATTAGGGTTTATTCTGGGGTGTTGACTAAAGGTACTTATGTATATAATGCTACCAAAAACAAAAAAGAACGCATCTCCCGTTTAATTATCCTCAAGGCAAACGATCGCATCGAGGTGGATGAATTAAGGGCAGGAGATTTAGGGGCGATTATCGGGTTAAAATTAACCACCACAGGTGACACTTTATGTGATGATCAAAATCCCATCATTTTAGAGTCGTTATATGTACCTGAACCAGTTATTTCTGTGGCAGTGGAACCAAAAACTACCCAAGATATGGATAAGTTATCCAAAGCCTTACAATCTCTTTCTGACGAAGATCCAACCTTTAAAGTGAGCGTTGATCCTGAAACTAATCAAACGGTGATCGCTGGTATGGGAGAATTACATTTAGAGATTCTAGTCGATCGAATGTTGCGAGAGTTTAAAGTAGAAGCCCATGTAGGACAACCTCAAGTAGCTTATCGTGAGACTATTCGTAAGGCAGTAAGAGCCGAAGGCAAATTTATTCGTCAAAGTGGCGGAAAAGGGCAATATGGTCATGTGGTAATCGAAATCGAGCCTCAAGAAGAAGGTAAAGGCTTTGAATTTGTATCGAAAATCGTAGGTGGTACAATTCCCAAAGAATATATCCCCTCCATCGGTCAAGGCATCAAAGAAGCCTGTGAATCTGGTATAATGGCAGGTTATCCCGTAATAGATCTCAAAGTTACTCTCATTGATGGTTCATTCCACGATGTGGACTCATCGGAAATGGCGTTTAAAATTGCCGGTTCAATGGCAATTCGGGATGGTGTTGAAAAAGCAGCACCTGTATTGTTAGAACCAATGATGAAAGTTGAGGTAGAAGTACCAGACAATTTCTTAGGAGATGTCATGGGAGATCTTAACTCTCGTCGTGGCACGATCGAAGGCATGAACTCAGAAGATAGTATTGCTAAAGTTACAGCCAAAGTTCCTTTAGGGGCGATGTTCGGATATGCGACTGATATTCGCTCTAAGACCCAAGGACGTGGTATATTTAGCATGGAGTTCAGTAATTATGCCGAAGTTCCTAGCAATGTGGCAAATACCATTATTGCTAAAAATAGAGGTTATCTATAG
- the tuf gene encoding elongation factor Tu has protein sequence MAREKFERTKPHVNIGTIGHVDHGKTTLTAAITLTLSALGQAKARKYDEIDAAPEEKARGITINTAHVEYESPDRHYAHVDCPGHADYVKNMITGAAQMDGAILVVSAADGPMPQTREHILLARQVGVPSLVVFLNKEDQVDDAELLELVELEVRELLTEYGFPGDDIPIVAGSALRAVEQMTANPKTQKGENEWTDKIHALMEAVDNYIPTPERDIDKPFLMAVEDVFSITGRGTVATGRIERGKVKVQETVELVGIRDTRSTTVTGVEMFQKTLDEGMAGDNVGVLLRGVQKEDIERGMVLAKPGSITPHTKFEAEVYVLKKEEGGRHTPFFPGYRPQFYVRTTDVTGTISDFTADDGSAAEMVMPGDRIKMTVELINPIAIEQGMRFAIREGGRTIGAGAVAKILK, from the coding sequence ATGGCACGGGAAAAATTTGAAAGAACGAAACCCCACGTTAATATTGGTACGATCGGTCACGTTGACCACGGTAAAACTACTCTTACCGCAGCTATTACCTTAACTTTATCTGCACTCGGTCAAGCAAAAGCTCGTAAATACGATGAAATCGACGCAGCTCCCGAAGAAAAAGCTCGTGGTATTACCATCAACACCGCTCACGTTGAATACGAATCTCCCGATCGTCACTATGCTCACGTTGACTGTCCCGGCCACGCTGACTATGTTAAAAACATGATCACTGGTGCGGCTCAAATGGATGGAGCTATTTTAGTAGTATCTGCTGCGGATGGTCCTATGCCTCAAACCCGTGAACACATTCTCTTAGCTAGACAGGTTGGCGTACCTAGTCTCGTTGTATTCTTAAACAAAGAAGATCAAGTGGATGACGCTGAATTATTAGAACTCGTTGAATTAGAAGTTCGTGAATTATTAACTGAGTATGGTTTCCCTGGAGATGATATTCCTATCGTTGCTGGTTCTGCTTTAAGAGCTGTTGAGCAAATGACTGCTAATCCCAAAACCCAAAAAGGTGAAAACGAGTGGACTGATAAAATTCATGCTCTCATGGAAGCAGTAGATAACTATATCCCTACCCCTGAGCGTGACATTGACAAGCCTTTCTTAATGGCTGTGGAAGATGTATTCTCCATCACTGGTCGTGGTACTGTTGCTACTGGTCGTATTGAACGTGGAAAAGTTAAAGTTCAAGAAACCGTAGAATTAGTTGGTATTCGTGACACCCGTAGCACCACTGTTACCGGGGTTGAAATGTTCCAAAAAACCTTAGACGAAGGTATGGCCGGAGACAACGTAGGTGTTCTTCTTCGTGGTGTACAAAAAGAAGATATTGAACGTGGTATGGTATTAGCTAAACCCGGTTCTATTACTCCTCACACCAAGTTTGAAGCGGAAGTTTACGTTCTCAAAAAAGAAGAAGGTGGTCGTCATACTCCTTTCTTCCCCGGATACCGTCCTCAGTTTTATGTGCGTACCACTGACGTAACTGGAACTATCAGTGACTTTACTGCTGATGATGGTAGCGCTGCTGAAATGGTTATGCCAGGCGATCGTATCAAAATGACCGTTGAATTAATCAACCCCATTGCGATCGAGCAAGGTATGCGTTTTGCTATTCGTGAAGGTGGCCGTACCATTGGTGCGGGTGCTGTAGCTAAAATCTTAAAATAA
- the rpsJ gene encoding 30S ribosomal protein S10: protein MATLQQQKIRIRLKAFDRRLLDTSCTKIVETANRTNAQPVGPIPLPTKRKIYCVLRSPHVDKDSREHFETRTHRRVIDIYQPSSKTIDALMKLDLPAGVDIEVKL from the coding sequence ATGGCCACATTACAACAACAAAAAATTCGTATTCGTCTTAAAGCATTTGATCGTCGTTTACTCGATACATCTTGTACCAAAATTGTTGAAACAGCTAATCGTACCAATGCGCAACCAGTAGGCCCTATTCCTCTCCCTACAAAACGTAAAATTTATTGTGTGCTGAGATCTCCCCACGTTGATAAGGATTCGAGAGAACATTTTGAAACCCGTACTCATCGGCGTGTTATAGATATATATCAACCTTCTTCTAAAACGATCGATGCTTTGATGAAATTAGATTTACCTGCAGGGGTAGATATTGAAGTAAAACTCTAA
- the rpmI gene encoding 50S ribosomal protein L35 — translation MPKLKTKKSAAKRFRITGSGKKIVRRKANKNHLLEHKSKEQKRRRLSNLALVHENDEKEVRLMLPYA, via the coding sequence ATGCCAAAATTAAAAACCAAAAAATCTGCGGCTAAACGTTTTCGTATTACTGGAAGTGGGAAAAAAATTGTCCGCCGTAAAGCAAATAAAAATCACCTATTAGAACATAAAAGTAAAGAACAAAAACGTCGTCGTTTAAGTAATCTTGCTTTAGTGCATGAGAATGACGAAAAAGAAGTTCGTTTAATGTTACCTTACGCCTAA
- the rplT gene encoding 50S ribosomal protein L20, with the protein MTRVKRGNVARKRRNKILKLAKGFRGSHSKLFRTANQQVMKALRNAYRDRRKKKRDFRRLWIARINAAARLQGISYSQLINKLDKANIVLNRKILAQLAIQDADAFQKVVELAVNS; encoded by the coding sequence ATGACCAGAGTAAAAAGAGGTAACGTCGCCCGTAAAAGACGTAATAAAATTTTAAAGTTAGCTAAAGGCTTTCGTGGTTCACATTCTAAGCTATTTCGTACCGCTAACCAGCAGGTGATGAAAGCCCTTCGTAATGCTTACCGAGATCGTCGTAAGAAGAAAAGAGATTTTCGTCGTCTTTGGATTGCTCGTATCAATGCAGCAGCTAGACTTCAAGGTATTAGCTACAGTCAGTTAATTAACAAGTTGGATAAGGCTAATATTGTATTAAATCGTAAAATTTTGGCGCAGTTAGCTATTCAAGATGCTGATGCCTTTCAAAAAGTTGTTGAATTAGCTGTTAACAGTTGA
- a CDS encoding phage holin family protein, whose protein sequence is MSQFIVTLIVTAISMIVTAKVIPGIVINSVQASLIGAFVFGLVNAIVKPLLILFTLPATILSLGLFLFVVNALCFWLVAYFTPGFEVKGFFDALFGSVLLSLVAGFLNQFFDKSA, encoded by the coding sequence ATGTCACAATTTATTGTCACTTTGATTGTTACTGCTATCTCTATGATAGTAACAGCTAAAGTTATCCCCGGTATCGTGATTAATAGTGTTCAAGCCTCTTTAATTGGTGCCTTTGTGTTTGGTCTTGTTAATGCTATTGTGAAACCACTTTTAATTTTATTCACCCTTCCAGCTACAATTCTGAGTCTTGGTTTATTTTTGTTTGTTGTGAATGCACTTTGTTTTTGGCTGGTAGCTTATTTTACTCCCGGATTTGAAGTTAAAGGTTTTTTTGATGCCCTTTTCGGTTCAGTTTTGTTATCTCTTGTGGCTGGTTTCTTAAATCAATTTTTCGATAAATCAGCTTAA
- a CDS encoding ABC transporter ATP-binding protein has product MISKSVHPLSRLVKYSHKYQTSIYQAVTCSILNKLFDLAPPVLIGAAVDVVVNRQDSVIAKFGGVDTVFGQLLVLTAYSGVIWGLESIFEYAYQRLWRNLAQNIQHDLRLDAYRHIQDLELEYFENRSTGRLLAILNDDINQLERFLDVGANDILQIVTTVIVISATFFVLTPNTAWMTIIPIPIIIWGAIAFQKFLAPRYMDVREKVSVLNSRLANNLTGITTIKSFTTEHYEIDRIRKDSEAYLRSNQKAITLSAAFIPLIRVVILAGFVGILLYGGLEVEKGNLAVGTYSVLVFMTQRLLWPLTGLGQTLDLYQRAMASTSRVMDVLDTPMTIHSGDLPLPLNGVKGEIQFNNITFAYNERDPVLENFNLMIPATSTIAIVGSTGSGKSTIVKLLLRFYEIQSGNITLDGINLKDIVLYDLRRAIGLVSQDVFLFHGSVRENIAYGSPNATEEDIIKAAQIAEAHEFIIELPQDYDTIVGERGQKLSGGQRQRLSIARAILKNPPILILDEATSAVDNETEAAIAKSLEHITQNRTTIMIAHRLSTIRHADCIYVLEKGKIVEQGKHEELIEKQGIYESLWRVQTGNIHLK; this is encoded by the coding sequence ATGATTTCTAAATCTGTTCATCCGTTATCTCGTTTAGTCAAATATTCCCACAAATATCAGACTTCTATTTATCAAGCGGTAACTTGTTCTATTCTAAATAAGTTATTTGATTTAGCTCCTCCTGTATTAATTGGTGCGGCAGTAGATGTGGTGGTAAATCGTCAAGATTCTGTTATTGCTAAGTTTGGGGGAGTTGACACTGTTTTTGGACAATTATTAGTTTTAACGGCTTATTCAGGGGTTATTTGGGGTTTAGAATCAATTTTTGAGTACGCATACCAACGTTTATGGCGTAATCTTGCCCAAAATATACAGCATGATTTACGCCTGGATGCTTATCGTCATATTCAAGATTTAGAGTTAGAGTATTTTGAAAATAGAAGCACTGGAAGACTTTTAGCCATTCTTAATGATGATATTAACCAATTAGAACGGTTTTTGGATGTTGGTGCTAATGATATTTTACAGATTGTTACCACTGTAATTGTTATTAGTGCCACTTTTTTCGTCTTAACTCCTAACACTGCATGGATGACTATTATTCCTATTCCTATTATTATCTGGGGTGCGATCGCATTTCAAAAATTTCTTGCTCCTCGTTATATGGATGTTAGGGAAAAAGTAAGTGTGCTTAATAGTCGTCTAGCGAATAATTTGACTGGTATTACTACCATAAAAAGTTTTACCACAGAACACTATGAAATAGATCGAATCCGTAAAGATAGTGAAGCCTACTTAAGGAGTAATCAAAAAGCAATTACCTTAAGTGCGGCATTTATTCCCTTAATTCGAGTGGTAATTTTAGCCGGATTCGTGGGAATTTTACTCTATGGTGGTTTGGAAGTTGAAAAAGGTAACTTAGCGGTGGGTACTTATAGCGTATTAGTATTCATGACTCAAAGACTACTTTGGCCTTTAACGGGATTAGGACAAACCCTTGATTTATATCAACGGGCAATGGCTTCCACTTCAAGAGTGATGGATGTTTTAGATACTCCTATGACGATTCATTCAGGAGATTTACCTTTACCTCTAAACGGTGTCAAAGGTGAAATTCAATTTAATAATATTACGTTTGCTTACAACGAAAGAGACCCCGTCTTAGAAAATTTTAACTTGATGATTCCTGCCACTTCAACAATTGCTATCGTCGGCTCGACAGGTTCAGGAAAAAGTACTATAGTTAAGTTATTGTTGCGGTTTTACGAAATTCAATCAGGTAATATAACTCTTGATGGCATCAATCTTAAAGATATTGTATTGTATGATTTACGTCGTGCCATTGGTTTAGTCAGTCAAGATGTGTTTTTGTTTCATGGCAGTGTGAGAGAGAATATTGCTTATGGTAGCCCGAATGCCACAGAAGAAGATATTATTAAAGCGGCACAAATAGCAGAAGCTCACGAATTTATTATTGAATTGCCTCAAGATTATGATACGATCGTGGGTGAAAGAGGACAGAAATTATCAGGAGGACAAAGACAAAGATTATCTATTGCAAGGGCAATTTTGAAAAATCCCCCTATCCTAATTCTTGACGAGGCAACTTCAGCAGTAGATAATGAGACGGAAGCTGCGATCGCAAAATCTTTAGAACATATTACACAGAATCGTACTACGATAATGATAGCCCATCGACTTTCCACCATTCGTCATGCAGACTGTATTTATGTGCTGGAAAAAGGAAAAATTGTTGAGCAAGGAAAACATGAGGAGTTGATAGAAAAACAGGGAATTTATGAAAGTTTATGGAGAGTACAAACAGGAAATATTCATTTAAAATAA